In the Diprion similis isolate iyDipSimi1 chromosome 13, iyDipSimi1.1, whole genome shotgun sequence genome, CGTGCTTTAATGTGACATATCCGTTTCACGGAATTCTATTcatacatcaaaatttttatattcagacCAGTATAACGTAGTGTTTCTTATGAACTGTTACTTTATATCAAGACAAACCGATGCTACATAATGTAATAGTTTTCCCTGAACTGTCAAATAATAAGgagatattaataatttagaaaaatacaaGGTCATGCGCTCCGTAGTTGTGGATACTTTTTGACCATCGGTGTACCATGAAATTCATAcctgcagaaaaataattgaataaaattcaaccaTACGATGCATAAGATGCACTTGTTTCATGAACTCACTAGAACTTGTCGGAACGGAAATCTGGGTGCGTTGCCTGCAAGACGTTTGTACGGGAAATGAAACATGAAACTGTACTGTTTAGAAACGATAAAAAGTGTGAATAAAACTGTCTAGTCGAATCACCTTGGAGAAAGTTTCTTATTGATATccgatttttgagaattgcaATACACTTTGTTCATACATGAATTCTATGGAAATCCCACGACGTACATCTTTCATGATACATTCATATACTTTTgacgaaatcaaaatttcatcgtttATCCACATATAACAATTCTGCatatcaaattatttgaattatttctggAACATTGAAAAATCCTAGCTTAGGCAATTTCTGGAGAATATACAATCACCGACATGGTAATGGTCTGGTTAGAATGGTAGAAGACTTTAATTGATCCAATGTTGTCAGTAAGTGGGACTTTCAGTAGAAATTGGCAGGTTTCCAATTTTACATAATCTAGTTCGTCCGTAACGAGTTAGGTTTCATGTATTTTTGAAGCTGTCATACGCACAGCTATGTGTTTACGCATAATGCATCCTTAAACATACTTCGCACTTCTATTGTGTCAAGTACTATCGTTAATTTCATACGGTAAGAATATCTATGGTCTTTGTATAATTTGCTCAGTTCGAAGCCCCCCTATTATACTTCTGTTCATTATATTACGTGTTGGCAGTTGccaaattacatttttaatcaTCGTCAATATGTACTTCGAGATAAACTACGAGCGGACCTGCCTGTATTTGCGGATCCACAGTTTGTCAAAGGTTTCTTTGCATTCCTTACATCGGCATCGCTGATCCGTTCGACCATAACTTTCGCACCATGCGTTATATCTTGTAACAATTTCAACATATCTATTTGAACATTGCTCCCTGTGATTTTATTGATACTGTTActaatattgtaattattgttattgtcgttgccgttgatatttttattattgccaTTCTTATCAGCGTCACTGTTATCGCCGTTAGCGATTTCATTATAACTTTTCGTCAAACTTTGACTCTTGCAACGAATAACATCTGTCCTCTCATCTTTGCCAGCGGTTCGAACTGGCGGGACTCCTTCAACGAGCATGCCTCCACGATTCGCGAGTTGATCATAAGCCAAGAAAGTCTCGCGGCTGACTGTGGGGGCGATATTAATAGTTGGTAGGATTTTCAGGTGACTGTCGGGTATTTCAATGTTGGTAACAAGGTTCTCCAATCCAAGAAGACTAGAATTTACCAAACATCTTGAACCctcttttgtttcaattttttcagagttCTCTAAAACTTCATCCAATTCCATTTTCGTCCTCTGTTCCACCACTTTCACATTGTCCTCATCCTGCTTGATGGTGAACATCAAACCTCCCATGACTAGATCGGTGATATTCGATGAACGTGGATATATTTTCTCTGATTCTGTCCTCGAACCCTCCGTTTCTTCGTCATCTTTGCGCTTGTTTGTCTTGTCCATTACAGGGCTATTTGACAATTTGCCCCGCTCCGTATGTGGATGAGCACTGTAGGTGTCCTGCGAATATTTCATACTGTCGTCAGCAGTTACTAATTGTGTGTCATCATACTTTTTAACCTGGCTCTGTAGCCTTGTCCACGTATCTGGCCGCGGCGGCCCACTTCTACTTATACACTTGGTCGGCGTACCCTCCAATGATTCATGAAGATTTGTGAAGCTATCGAAGTTGCTACCTGTGCAAGTCCTCTGGCTAGGACTTATGTCAACGGCTACAATTTCTGTCGTCGTAATCTCATTGCGACAGCTTGGAAGTCTTGTAAGTTTTGTACGATTGATATTAGCCTTGGCCCATGGAAGCATGGTTTGGTCAGACAGGGTTATTACGGCAGGACTGGATGAGATTGCcgatgattgaaaaaagttactatctTGGCACCTTAAATACGGATCACCCTGGGTTACCCGTCCGGATGGTTGATTTGCCAGATTGTCCACAATAGAAATAGTCAGAATAAATGCTTGAGGAAAAGCTGCAGCGCCTTGTCGATTGCAAAATTTCAGCATTGCAAACATTTTGTCCTGACGTGTCCAAAACGTGTGTTCTTACAAACGTTGCAAAACCAGTCAAGGAGAAGTctttaattgataaataacCACTAATCATGTCAGAGTTTTGACAGatgtgacattttttaaactttttctacACATTGGTTCAGTTCTACTCATACAGATTCAGCTAGGCACATCATTTAATAGTAAGATCGGTAAAAAGGATACTGTAAGTTATCGAAAGGTGCACAGTGCTCAGTTCACCTTGACTGGGTTGACTTTTTATAATTCGTCTGatgattttcatcaattcgTCTTTGTAGGGAAATTCTTTGGTATACCTGCAATGATATGCAACTTGTTACAGATTCGACGGCCGATCAACTATTTCATATTGAAAACTACCAGATTTAAGAACCAGCTACATAGAGAATCACTGCTGTGAAGTAGCTATTGTGAagcgaattgaattttcatttttgtacggTATGTCTTGAGAACAAAAACTTTGGGTTACACAGAGTTTATCAGTCGTTTATCAATTGCTTGCAACAATGTAACTAACGTGACCAATTTTCACCTTAAGCCGAGCCGAGCGACTCTCTATCGCTCAAGAGTGAGAGAAAATCGGCAAAAAACAAACGACTATGCAGGCATTTTCAATTGGCACGATGCCAGCTGCAAAATTGgcgaaaagtaataaatacaGTGTGTAAAACATCCGTAAAATTGTCTATGACCTCGCATACAACCGTGAATAACTAGAACGGACATGTACAGTGACAGTTTCACAAACATAGATATTATatgtcaaaattcaaatcaaaaacGTTCAACAATGATTGAAATACCGCGTGGAACAACTTTGTGATTCATCTTCAGACATAAGTCTGCACATCTTTGAAGCTCGCGATGACGACCTAGCAAATCACTGTTCAGATCATTGAAAGTAATTACGGTTTTCCAACTattaaatattcttcaaatcaGTGAACCGTGAGTGACGTTTCTAACGGAGGCAGGCGACTCATTTGGCAAGCAAAAACTGTAAAAGAGGATTTCAAAGTGGTGGAAAAGTGAATTCTTCGTCCATATTTTATTACGTCAACGTTGCACACTACACCTCTCTGAATGAAAAGTACATCGTTCCCATAGTGGGTCCAATGCAGAGCTGAAACTTGAAACTGTTATTCAACATTTGTCAAGCTTTGCAGACTCAAGATACaaacaatgaataatttttgcgaATTCAAGAATCACTTCGATACATACCAGATCACCCGAGATTATCGACCCATAGGTGACCAATGTGTTCCTCGTGAAAATCTGCGACTAAAACGATTTCTACTTTTGGtaagaaatttattgtttttgtacTACAGCCGTTTGAAATAAGTCAATCTGATAGCGTCCGATCGCTGAGGACAAGTGCCGAGCAGACGACAGTCGAATGATGATCGGCCAGTCCTGTTCTTTCTCTATTCTGAGCCATTGGATACTATCGGATTGGCCAATTTCAAACGGTTGTAGTTCATAAGCGACAAATTggtaatgaaaagtaaaaaacttcAAGTCGCCAATTGTCACAAGGAATACATATTGGCAACCTACCGGTTGATAGTCCTGGATCACCCTGTACATGCTATTTGTATAAAAGCGTTGATAACTCTTTCACTACCTTGTAGATTCGTTGTATTTAAAGGTGAACTTGTATATGTTTTGCTTGTTGGAGAGCCAATACGAGCCAGGGACATTCAAGGTGGGCTGGGCCTGTACTTGACCGGTCCTATCAGACTTGCCAATACTCCATATACGTATTCCAGGCATTCCTTCGATGGTTTTAATTCTCGAAACAGAGGAACCAGTCTGGATTTTTCTTCGCCGTTGACGCTTTCCTCAACTATGAAAGTCAAGAAGTACAGCACCCGTTGCTGGGGACCAAGAATTTTGTTGCGTCAGTGATTGAGAACTCGAAAAAGAACAAATATTACTGAGAAATTGATTCAGGGGAAATTTGCTCGAACAGTAACAAGTTAATTACGATATTTCgtacaaattaattattattcaatattaataCTGCCTAGCaataatcaattaaaaattaaatacaaaagatatGAGCAAATCCCAAGTAAGAAGACATCAAAGACGCTAAAATCAAATGTGAGAAagcactaattgtaagaagtAGTAAATGACACTAAGTATCTCTATTATTAATGCTGAACTTGGTAATTGAACAAACAGGATATTTTACATAGACCAGATACTTAGTAAAGACAatcagaaaataattgaatgcaAAGAAATAGGTAACATAATGAACACGTCGTTTTGTGAAGTTGAAGGAATACCGGGaagtaaaattaaacaatttattggTGCTGAAGTAAAGCAACCGACTATAAACCCAAAAGCAATATTCGTCAAGCATACTGATAAGACCGAGTTAGAAAAAGTCATAGATGGTATGAAACTAGAAAATGTTTGAGTGGATGAAATTAATGCTAAGACTGTCAAGCTTATCTCGCGAGactgaagctagcagccagaATTAGCAGCCGAACATTCTAATGTTGTTTGCATAAGATAGTGAAATCAGAaagtcaaaattttgtgaagtGCCTTGTACCCTCAAGGCTTTTAGAGAATTGCGAGGATGTAACTgaactgcatttttctatttccaaaacGTTTCGCACTTTTGTCTGCTAACTCTGGTTGCTAGTTTCAGCTTCATCTTATCTCTGCGTATATATTGAAACGGTTAGtccatatttttaatttgggtATAAAGAAATCCATTCGGTCCAAAGTGCTGAGAAAAGCTAACGTGAAACCTATATATAAGGCTGGTGCTAAAAACTGTTCGTCCAATTGCAGGCCTTTATATATCACTAATatcaaatattgcaaaaatactcaagaaattaatatataataatatataatattttatcaaacttATACTCTCTGAGACTAGGATTATGTTATGTCATACGGAGTGTGTAATTTAGTTGTTTTAGTATTTCCATGACCTAGGTACAGGTAATTTCATTTACCTCTCTgagattttactttttcagatAATTATCTGCaacgttaaaatttttggttaGATAAACAAATGCAGAGACAATAATTTCACCAATCAAAACACTATTAGCGCAGGGCTACTTTTCTAACGATCCTATTGGAATATATGTTATTACATGGAATAAAAGAGTAAGGAAAATAGTGGCGAGAGGATGAAAGGCACGGAATAGTACACATAGTACATAAACCCACCCCGGATATAACTTCGTTGATAAAGACGTCCTTGACAGTGGTCCAAGGTAGATATTGACTGGAGTTGAAgccggaaaatatttttttactatttatttgTACTCCCACTGACTCTACTACCAACAGTGTatctgaaaatatgaaaatgacgATTCTTCATTTCCGAGCAATTACTATGCTTCCCAAATATGGCAACCTGACACGGTTCTCTATTATAATAGAGATAATCTATAGATTACTGTAATAATCGGTCGGTGGTATTTTATAACGCTGTGGCTAATCCTACTACGGATCGAATCTACACGCGGTACATTGAATTTGCCAAATATTAGCCTATCCtgaattatttgagaaaaattcgagTCTCTGAAGAATTTTGCAAGGTGTGCCAAATTTCCCTACGAGTGGTATTATTTGGAAACTTACACTTGAGGAGGATAACAGAGACCGGCATATTGTAGTTTGTACCGCATTTGTGATTTCTCATAGTGACGGTAGGCGATAATTCATGAAAACCTTAGCAGCATCGTAACAGAGATTGTACCTATTTTTAACTCTGTCGCGCAACTTCCGCGTGGTCAGAATAAATGCTTGGAAACTC is a window encoding:
- the LOC124414032 gene encoding uncharacterized protein LOC124414032 isoform X2 produces the protein MPGIRIWSIGKSDRTGQVQAQPTLNVPGSYWLSNKQNIYKFTFKYNESTRYTKEFPYKDELMKIIRRIIKSQPSQGELSTVHLSITYKHTFWTRQDKMFAMLKFCNRQGAAAFPQAFILTISIVDNLANQPSGRVTQGDPYLRCQDSNFFQSSAISSSPAVITLSDQTMLPWAKANINRTKLTRLPSCRNEITTTEIVAVDISPSQRTCTGSNFDSFTNLHESLEGTPTKCISRSGPPRPDTWTRLQSQVKKYDDTQLVTADDSMKYSQDTYSAHPHTERGKLSNSPVMDKTNKRKDDEETEGSRTESEKIYPRSSNITDLVMGGLMFTIKQDEDNVKVVEQRTKMELDEVLENSEKIETKEGSRCLVNSSLLGLENLVTNIEIPDSHRETFLAYDQLANRGGMLVEGVPPVRTAGKDERTDVIRCKSQSLTKSYNEIANGDNSDADKNGNNKNINGNDNNNNYNISNSINKITGSNVQIDMLKLLQDITHGAKVMVERISDADVRNAKKPLTNCGSANTGRSARSLSRSTY
- the LOC124414032 gene encoding uncharacterized protein LOC124414032 isoform X1; its protein translation is MPGIRIWSIGKSDRTGQVQAQPTLNVPGSYWLSNKQNIYKFTFKYNESTRYTKEFPYKDELMKIIRRIIKSQPSQGELSTVHLSITYKHTFWTRQDKMFAMLKFCNRQGAAAFPQAFILTISIVDNLANQPSGRVTQGDPYLRCQDSNFFQSSAISSSPAVITLSDQTMLPWAKANINRTKLTRLPSCRNEITTTEIVAVDISPSQRTCTGSNFDSFTNLHESLEGTPTKCISRSGPPRPDTWTRLQSQVKKYDDTQLVTADDSMKYSQDTYSAHPHTERGKLSNSPVMDKTNKRKDDEETEGSRTESEKIYPRSSNITDLVMGGLMFTIKQDEDNVKVVEQRTKMELDEVLENSEKIETKEGSRCLVNSSLLGLENLVTNIEIPDSHLKILPTINIAPTVSRETFLAYDQLANRGGMLVEGVPPVRTAGKDERTDVIRCKSQSLTKSYNEIANGDNSDADKNGNNKNINGNDNNNNYNISNSINKITGSNVQIDMLKLLQDITHGAKVMVERISDADVRNAKKPLTNCGSANTGRSARSLSRSTY